Within the Bradysia coprophila strain Holo2 chromosome X unlocalized genomic scaffold, BU_Bcop_v1 contig_173, whole genome shotgun sequence genome, the region TGATCATTTGGCGACTGTTGAATGCCATGATTTAAAGCCAGCACCTTGGTGATAATGTTCAGATCTTCGTTCTGTCGACCGGAAATGCCCGATTGGAACAATAAGCTCTGCAAATAATTGTCGGCATTGTTGTTTACCGGATTGAGAGTAAttcggttgttgttgttgaaaaaattggcTGTGTCCGATTCTTGACGAAAGACTCGGTTTCGTTGGATGGCGTCTGGTGGTGCTGCAATGACTGGATCgatgtttgaattttgaatgacTGGACCGGATGTGTGGAATTGCTGGAAGGATCTTTGTGGAAGTTCCTGGACGGGGGATAGTTGGggaatgtttgtttgttgctGGAATTCGCTTTGAGAACGAGATCGGAAGGTCTGTGCTTCGCGGATCGGCAGCATTTGTTGAGTAGGAACCTGGAACGATTGGAACTGCACGCTTGGCACGATTTGAACGTTTGTTCGGAATTGTGGTTGATTGTTATTGAATCGGACCGGTTGTTGCTGTTGAGGTAGTCCTTGGGTGAATATTTGTTGAGCGGGAGCGAATTGTTGTGCCGGTAAGAATGGAAGCTGTTGCCGAGAGAagagttgttgttgttgttgttgagaCTGTTGTTCAGCATACTGTTGAGCCTGGATCTTCTGTCTGTATGTTTTCAGTTCCTCTTCATACTTTAATGTTTTGATTCgatattcttcattttgtcgtTCTATTTGTCGTTGAAGTTCAATATCTTGTTCACGGTGTTGTTGTAAGGGCTGCACTTGAAGATGTTGCTGATTTTGTACCTCAGTGACTGTTTGATGTTGAACTTGAACGTTTTGCTGATTTGATTCTGGCGCAAAAGGCTGCGGTGGTTGTTGTACGGGGAGGTGTTGGTGCTCGGGAAATTGTTGCTGTGTAtgaatttgttgttgtgtAGGAGCCTGTTGCTGTGCAGGAAGTTGCTGCTGTGCGGGAAGTTGTTGCTGGGTCTGTAATTGTTGTTGAGTAATTTGAGCTTGGTCAAGTGGTGCTTCCTTCACACTATCCGCTTGAGTATTTGGCGTAGTCTGTCCCTCTACAACAACAGAAGGCTGATTGAATCTTGCCTGTAATTGAACTTGTTGCTTTTCTTTGTAAGCTTTCAACTCCTGTTCATATTTTTGCTGTCTCAAACGATAATCCTCTTCGATTCGCAAACGTTGTTCCAATAACAGTTGAGCTTGTCGTTGAAGTGCTTGCTGATCTTGGTAAGATTGTTGTTGTCTAAATAATTCCTCCTGTTTTCTCTGTTGTTCCTGCAAGAAAACGATTTGTTGTTCAAGCTGTTTTTGCTTTTGTTCCAAGAACGAATAGGTGTTGGCATTGAAAACGGGCGGTTGGGGTTGATGGGAGGTTTGAATCGAAAATGCAGGAGCTGGATTGGTGTTACGGTTTGATTGAACATTTTGGAAGTTTTGATTGGAAGAATGAGATGAGAACGAAAATTGTTCGACTGGCAATGACATGCTAGCTGGAACTACGTCCTGCTTATATAATGGAATCACATTTTTCGGTAGTCCATTTCCATCTTGCTGAATGGTAAAGGCCGTGACCAACGGTGCTTGGTAGATTTTTACGTCATTTTCTTTAACATGCTCAATATTTTCACCATCTTCATTGTGAGTCGGTGCTTCAGTTGTCGTTGTTGTGGTCGTGGTTGTAGTTGGCTTATACGTGGTCACTTTCTTCAATTGTTTAgtgatcgatttttcgttaatattttcatcatcTGCATCACCGTTTATTTCGTTTGCTTTGTCTGACGGCGATACACTTCGAGCAACTTGTACTGTTTCGACACGAATATCACTTTCTTTAACTGGATCCAATTTATCGAATTTGATAATGACATCGTTATCGCTCTGTTCGCTGACTTCATCTACATCCAAAGATGATGAAACAGTTGGTCGAGGTGCTTTAACAATAATTGTCTGAATGATTTCGGTGTCATCGTTGGTCGTTCCTGTTTCGTTGTTGGCATCGACTACGTACGAATGATATTGAACGGCTGGCGTTTGATCCGATGTAGTGCTTTCTTCTAAGATTTCATCGCTGATCGTAGTGAGAGTGGTTTCTTCAGCATCGCCACTTTCATCCTCTGATGAATTCCGTTCTAAATTACTTAAGGCTTGCAATAAGGCTTTTCGTAGTACCGGATCCAATCGGCTTACTACCGATGGCGACTTATCATCAACATCATTTTTATCGGGAAGAGCTGCTGTTTGTGAAACCAGCGCCACAGTAGTCAAAAGACCGACCAGAAAGATCTGtaaggaaaaatgaaatgaaaaacattaaaatttttggtttatttcaTCGGCTGtcgatatttaaaaaaatgtttgtcggtcatttttctattataaCTAAATGAGCCATCATTATCTCAATAATGGCAGAccaattttactgaaattacaattaacATAGCACCGAGTGTtgtaattgtaataaaatggaaaatttttgcccgagaaattttttatctattttttgCGCTTCTTTTTGTGTTGGTATATAGATAATGTAATTATGACCTTGCTGATGTTTGTCTATACATGATGTATTAGCATAAATATTATGGTAGATTTTCCCACATTAGCAAAATTTCACTTCtttttttccattaatttcgagattaatttaataattttgtgatattaCTGGTAGACATTAGATATGGAGATCGTATTTATCATCAGGCtcgattttaattattttagatTAAAATAATTGCGTCGTCGTCAATACAACATAATAGTAAATATAATCGGCATCATTGCTTATACGTACATACAGCAAATAAAGGTGAACTCACTTCGGTTTACGAATACATGGTTTCAGTGTTCAGATTAATTGATCGGGCTGGAACATTAATCCCGAACCTACTAATTTTATTAAGTTTAAAAACTTAAAGATATTACACTTTACACTCAACTTGATTTAAGTGGACAAATGTTTGTACATCATTAAGTCATTAAGTTAActgcaaaaaaaagattaaacgTTTTAATTACGAATGTAACAATTCATTTCATAAGATTCATGTCtgaacgaatttcatttcaactgtACGACTACAGAACTCGTACGTTTGACtgggaaaaagaaatttataaaattcataaaatgaatCCTTTTGAAACCTCTTACATAgctatttttgatttttcta harbors:
- the LOC119068162 gene encoding putative uncharacterized protein DDB_G0271606 isoform X1, giving the protein MNLIFLVGLLTTVALVSQTAALPDKNDVDDKSPSVVSRLDPVLRKALLQALSNLERNSSEDESGDAEETTLTTISDEILEESTTSDQTPAVQYHSYVVDANNETGTTNDDTEIIQTIIVKAPRPTVSSSLDVDEVSEQSDNDVIIKFDKLDPVKESDIRVETVQVARSVSPSDKANEINGDADDENINEKSITKQLKKVTTYKPTTTTTTTTTTEAPTHNEDGENIEHVKENDVKIYQAPLVTAFTIQQDGNGLPKNVIPLYKQDVVPASMSLPVEQFSFSSHSSNQNFQNVQSNRNTNPAPAFSIQTSHQPQPPVFNANTYSFLEQKQKQLEQQIVFLQEQQRKQEELFRQQQSYQDQQALQRQAQLLLEQRLRIEEDYRLRQQKYEQELKAYKEKQQVQLQARFNQPSVVVEGQTTPNTQADSVKEAPLDQAQITQQQLQTQQQLPAQQQLPAQQQAPTQQQIHTQQQFPEHQHLPVQQPPQPFAPESNQQNVQVQHQTVTEVQNQQHLQVQPLQQHREQDIELQRQIERQNEEYRIKTLKYEEELKTYRQKIQAQQYAEQQSQQQQQQLFSRQQLPFLPAQQFAPAQQIFTQGLPQQQQPVRFNNNQPQFRTNVQIVPSVQFQSFQVPTQQMLPIREAQTFRSRSQSEFQQQTNIPQLSPVQELPQRSFQQFHTSGPVIQNSNIDPVIAAPPDAIQRNRVFRQESDTANFFNNNNRITLNPVNNNADNYLQSLLFQSGISGRQNEDLNIITKVLALNHGIQQSPNDQQQIRFPRRENV
- the LOC119068162 gene encoding putative uncharacterized protein DDB_G0271606 isoform X2, with translation MIFLVGLLTTVALVSQTAALPDKNDVDDKSPSVVSRLDPVLRKALLQALSNLERNSSEDESGDAEETTLTTISDEILEESTTSDQTPAVQYHSYVVDANNETGTTNDDTEIIQTIIVKAPRPTVSSSLDVDEVSEQSDNDVIIKFDKLDPVKESDIRVETVQVARSVSPSDKANEINGDADDENINEKSITKQLKKVTTYKPTTTTTTTTTTEAPTHNEDGENIEHVKENDVKIYQAPLVTAFTIQQDGNGLPKNVIPLYKQDVVPASMSLPVEQFSFSSHSSNQNFQNVQSNRNTNPAPAFSIQTSHQPQPPVFNANTYSFLEQKQKQLEQQIVFLQEQQRKQEELFRQQQSYQDQQALQRQAQLLLEQRLRIEEDYRLRQQKYEQELKAYKEKQQVQLQARFNQPSVVVEGQTTPNTQADSVKEAPLDQAQITQQQLQTQQQLPAQQQLPAQQQAPTQQQIHTQQQFPEHQHLPVQQPPQPFAPESNQQNVQVQHQTVTEVQNQQHLQVQPLQQHREQDIELQRQIERQNEEYRIKTLKYEEELKTYRQKIQAQQYAEQQSQQQQQQLFSRQQLPFLPAQQFAPAQQIFTQGLPQQQQPVRFNNNQPQFRTNVQIVPSVQFQSFQVPTQQMLPIREAQTFRSRSQSEFQQQTNIPQLSPVQELPQRSFQQFHTSGPVIQNSNIDPVIAAPPDAIQRNRVFRQESDTANFFNNNNRITLNPVNNNADNYLQSLLFQSGISGRQNEDLNIITKVLALNHGIQQSPNDQQQIRFPRRENV